Part of the Sulfuricurvum kujiense DSM 16994 genome, AGTTTCTCTTTCGGGGTGACAAACAGCTCTTCGGTGTGTCCTAATTCAATCAATTCTCCCAGATACATAAATCCTGTATAGTCGCTGACACGTGCCGCCTGCTGCATATTGTGGGTAACGATGATGATCGAAACGCGTTCTTTCAACTCAATAACAAGTTTTTCGATCCCCTGTGTCGAAATAGGATCAAGTGCCGAGGTCGGTTCGTCGAATAACAAAACTTCCGGCTCAACCGCGATGGCGCGGGCGATACATAAACGCTGCTGTTGTCCTCCTGAGAGGCCGTTTGCATCGTTTTTGAGGCGGTCGCTGACCTCTTTCCATAATGCGGCGTCCTGAAGCGCTTTTTCGACACGTCCTTCAAGCTCCGTTTTGTTTTTAATACCTTGCAAACGCATTCCGTAAGCGACATTGTCAAAAATAGACATCGGAAATGCGGTCGGTTTTTGGAAAATCATCCCGATTTTAGTCCGCAAAAAGATAAGATCTTCTTTCGGATTCAAAATATTGCGCCCTTCAAATTCGATTTCTCCGTTGTAGGTATTGCCGGGATAAAGATCATGCATTCGGTTAAAAGCGCGCAATAGAGTCGTTTTACCACAGCCGGACGGTCCGATAAGTGCTGTAACGGCATTTTTGGCAATCGGCATCGAAACTTTTTTCAGGCTAGGTGATGACGCACCTTTATAGGTAAATTCAAAATTACGCACATGAAGTGCACACTCTTCTTTGATATCGATAATGCTTGCCATGGATTATTTCCTTTTTCCCATTAATAAAATAAGTCGTCCCATAATATTGAGACCTAATATAAACATCGAGAGGATAAAGGCAGCTGCCCATCCGAGTTGCTGCCAGTCATCATAAGGACTGATCGCATAGTTAAACATTGTTACCGTCAGAGAAGGCATCGCTTCATTCAAATCGGTTGTGAAAAAGTTGTCGTTAAACGAGGTAAACAGCAACGGTGCCGTTTCACCGCCGACACGGGCGATACCGAGGAGTACACCGGTCAAAATACCCGCTTTAGCTCCGCGATATACGACATCGATTATCACTTTATACTTTGGTGCTCCGAGGGCAAATGCCGCTTCACGAAGGGTCCCGGGTACAAGTTGAAGCATATCATCGGTCGTGCGCAAAATAACCGGAATCATAATAATGGCCAGAGCGATAGCTCCGGCCCAAGCGCTGAAATGGCCCATAGGCATAACGACGACGGCATAGACAAACGCCCCGATAACGATTGAGGGGGCCGACATCATGATATCGGAGATGTCACGGATAGTGTGGGCCAATTTTGAATTTTTGCCGTATTCGCTCAAATAGGTTCCCGCCATGATACCGAGCGGAACACCGATAAGGGTTGCCAAACCGACAAGGATAAGCTGTCCGATCAGAGCGTGTCTGAGACCGCTTTCAGCATATCCCGGAGGCGAACCTTCATAAATAAAGATATTCCAGTTCAGGGCATTAACCCCTTTCATAACCAAAACTCCGAGAATCCAGAACAAAAAGGCAAGGGCAATAATAGCACTTAGTGTCGAGAAAGTTAACGCTATACGGTTGATAATGATCCGTTTTTGTGTAGATGTCATTGTCCTTTCCTCACTTTACGCAAAAAATAAAATTTTGCGATGGCAATAACGACAAAGCTCATAATGAGCAATGTCAATGCTAATCCGAATAGGCTAGAGAAATAAAGGGAACTGTCGGCTTCGGTAAACTCATTGGCAAGGGTAACCGGAATCGAAGTCGTCGGATCCATAATTGAGCTCGGGGTGTGATGGACATTCCCCATAACGAACGTAACCGCCATTGTCTCACCGATCGCTCGGCCGAGTGCCAGGATAAGAGAACCGATAATACCTGCTTTTGCGTAAGGGATGATGACGTCTTTAATGACATCCCATTGTGTCCCGCCGAGTGCATAAGCGGATTCTTTGAGAATATCGGGTGTCGTATTCATCGCATCGCGGGTAACGGCAGCCATAAACGGAAGAATCATAATGGCCAAAACAATTCCCGCTGCAAGCAGACCAATCCCCATTCCGCCGAAAATATCGCGTAAGATAGGGACGAAGAAAAACAATCCCCACATCCCGTAAATGACCGAGGGGATAGCGGCAAGGAGCTCAACGCTTACGCCGAAGAATCCTTTGATTTTGTCATGGGCGATTTCGCTCAGAAAGATGGCGACGCCGATCGCAACCGGGATAGCCAAAAGCATTGCCAAAAAAGTAGAAGCGACCGAGCCGAATATAGCCGCATAGGCACCGAATTTATCGAGATTCGGCGCCCATTCGTCTTTGGTGATGAAATCAAAGCCGAAGGTCTGCATCGCTTCGGTGGAGTGATTAAAGAGGACCACAAATATCCATGCGACGATGAATAAAATCAGCAGTGCGCTGGTGCGGGTCATGTTTAAGAAGATTTTATCAATCATGCCTTGCCTTACCTTAAAATAATTTGGCAATTTTATTACATGATCATTACAACACTGTTACCAAAACCTCTTTTATTACGACAAAGGAATAAAATCCCTTTGTCTACGCATGAGGCTATGACGTTAAAGCTTGCCTCTTTCGAGGTAGATATTAAGCCATTCCAGTGCTTGATCCCGGGTGAAAAACAGTTGATTAAGTTGGGCGTCGTAGGCATCATTCAGGATCGATTTAAAGGCTTCGGAAGGAGGCATTCCCAACGCGATCAGATCGCGTCCCATCAATAGTGGAACGGGCGGTTCAACTAAAACACCTAATGCTGAAGCTCTCTCATAGAGCCACTCGCCCGCTTCAAAATGTTCAGGGATATTTCCGACGAAGGCTCTTCCGAAAAAATCGGCTTTTGCAACCAAAATCAGATCACGGATACAGACGTATGTACTCAGACGGAGAATGTCGCTGTCGAGGGCATTTGAGCGATACAGTTTTCGCGGCCATCCGTGATAACGGATAAGGGGTAAAATACGGCTGATGAGTGTTTTGTCTTCGGTTACCCGTTCCAGCCAGTCTTGGGCCATTTCAGCTCCGATTTCGGCATGTTTCGGGGCATTGAGAATACCATCGGCGTAAAGAGTCGTATCGGGCTTGCCGATATCGTGCAATAACACGGCTAACATCAATATGATATCATCTCTCCACTCTCCGCAACGCAGAGATGCCATCGAATCCAGCGCCATCAGGGTATGGACCCAAACGGAACCTTCGGGATGGGAATCTTTTTCCTGGGGAGTTTCTTCTAGCCTGTCAAGAGGGGTAAAAAAACCAAGGGCTCCCATATCACGTAATAATGCCATCCCGATTGAGGGGCGGTTACTTTGGAGGAGAAGCTTTTTAAACTCTTCAAAAATACGTTCTTTCGGAAGTTCATTAAGCGCTCCGTTTGCAATCATTTGGCGGCACAGCGCTAACAAGTTTTTATCGCATGTTAGCTCAAAACGGGCGGTAAACTGTACGGCCCGCAGTACTCGCAGAGGGTCGTCTATAAACGTTTCGGGATCAACGCATCTGAGCCGTTTGGCTTTTAAATCTTCAACTCCACCGAACGGGTCGAGAAGGGTTTGGGTAAGCGGGTCGTAACCGATGGCGTTAATCGTAAAATCACGTCGGCGTGCCGCTGCGGAAAAATCGAGATCGCTAAACCATTCCAGCTCAAATCCCTTGTGTCCGAATCCTGATTTGGATTCGGTACGCGGAGGGGAAAAGTCGATGGAGTACCCTTCGTAATTGAGTTTTAGAACGCCGAAGCTTTTTCCGTATAGCCCCAATTTTCCGAAAGGGCGAAGGAGGGCTTCGAGCGTTTCCAGGGAAGTTACTCCGTAAAGCTCGATATCAAGATCGGATGTCGTGTGCCCCGTGAAGAAGTCGCGGACAAATCCGCCGACAAAAATAGGTTTGATCCCGTGATGTGAAAGATGTTCAACCAGTCGTACCAAGGGAGGAAATAAAGGGATCATTTTTTGGAAGGGCCCTTTTTTTCGACGAGATTTGCGAGGGAAAAGCTAAAGGTAGATCCGATTCCGAGTATACTCTCTATCCGAAGTTCGGAATCATGCAGTTTTAAAATATAGCTGACGATGGAGAGTCCAAGCCCCATGGAGTTGTCCCAGCGGTTTTTTTGGACGCGGTAAAATTTTGAAGTAATTTTATCAAGTTCTGATTGAGCGATTCCGATCCCTTTGTCGCTAACGCTCAGGGTATTATCCGTTAGTGTCACCGTTACCTCTTCATCCGAATATTTGAGTGCATTGTCGATGAGATTGGTAATGATTAGTTCAATCATCGTTTTATCGGCAAAAACGGTTTTTGCCGTACCGTGGTAAGTAATGGAGCGTGCCGGATATTTGGCTTGCAGAATAGAGATCGAATCATGACATATGTCGGAAATATTGAATGACGAAGGTTTAATGGAGAGGTCGTTGTTTTCTAGTTTTACGGAAAGTGCCAGACGGTCCAGCATCAAAGTAACGCGTTGGGTATTGGAGAGGATTTTATCCAAAAACTTTTCACGAATTTTGGGATCGATATTCAAATCATCATGGAGTGTTTCGGCATATCCCATAATGGCGGCGATGGGGTTTTTGAATTCATGGCTGATTGCGGAGAGGATATCGTTTTGCTGTTTGTTGATGAGGCGCAGTTTGGCGGTGTGCTTACGCTTTTGTTTGTCACGGTTATGAAGTTTTTTAACCAGATTTTTGAGAAGAATCGAAATTTGCAAAAACTCGCGAAAGTATTCCGGTTTGAGAACCGCCCGGTAGTTTTTGGCAGAAACTTCATCCAAATAACGGGTAATTTGGAGGATATCGTAACGTGCTTTTTTGGAGATGTTGTAAGCGATTAGCAGGGCGATAACGACCAGTATGCCGAAACCTCCGACAAGCTGAATCCATAAGACGTAAAAGTGTTTCATTACCCCTTCGAGACTCATAGCAAGGCGGATGTAAAATGTCCGTTCGGGTGTAACAATTTTATGGGCGACATAGATGAAATCGGTTTTAACTGTTTTTGAATATCGGATAGCCGTTCCGTAAGGCTCCGTCATGGCATGCATTACTTCTACCCGTCCGATATGGTTTTCCATCGTCGTTTTATCGGCATCGCTTTCAGCCATGACATTTCCGTTTTCGTCGATAACGGTAACCCGTAGAAAGGTTTTTCCGGCGGCTTGGGCAACAAAACGGTCAAAATCGTTGGTTGAAGTCAGCAGAGGCTCTAAAAGATTGATATTTTCAATCAGCCGCTCTTCACTGTCATTTATGATCATGGATTTAAGGGTAAAATAGCTGATTAGCGAAGCAACGAACAATGCGGCGACAAAAAGGCCTAAAACATTAAGAAAGAAAAGCTGATGGATCCTTAGCACAGTGTGTAACCGACTCCCCGTACCGTTTTGATATATTCTTTGGACTTATCGGGATCGATTTTTTCTTTGAGGCGGTTAATCGCAACGTTGACGGTGCGGTCTTGATACACTTCGTCACCGCCCCATACGTTTTCGAGAAGATAATCACGCTCAAGAACGACATTTTCATTCACGATAAGAGCATGCAGGAGATCGAATTCGAGTTTGGTGAGTTCTATCGGATTGCTTTCGATAAATACCGTTCTAGCAGCCAGATTGAGCGAGATATCACGGTAGGACAGATTCCCTTCATTCGAAAGCTTTTTAGTACGGCGCAATACCGCTTTAACCCGCAGGATCAACTCTTTCATACTGAAAGGTTTGGCGATGTAATCGTCCCCACCCCGTTCAAATCCCTGTTCGATATCTTCGTCTTTGTTCTTTGCACTCACGAAAATAACCGGCGTCTGCATTCCCCGTTTTCGCAATGACTCGACAAACTCGCTTCCTTCTGCACCCGGAAGATTCCGATCCATAAGGATCAAATCCACATTTTCTTCTTCAAGGGCATTGTTAACGTGTTTGGTATTGAGAAATCCTATGGTTTCAAACCCCTCTTTCGTGAGGTGATATTCCATAAGTTCCAAAATATCCTGTTCGTCTTCGACAATCAGTATCAACGCATTCACGGCTGATTCCTTTTTTTTATTAGTGTAAAACGCCAAAGGAATAAAATCCCTTTGGCTACGCTAGCCGCTAAGGCACTAAAGCTTGCCTCATTCGAGGCAGAAGCGGCTCGCATAAAAAGGTTATGCAAGAAGTCTAATTGTGCAAGTTTAACTCGCCGCCCTTTTGTGCATAGAGCATCAACGAAGCTATATTGACCGTACGATCACCGATTCGCTCTAATTTGCGTAATGTTCCTAACACTCTAACATATTCGACGGCAAGTTCATTCGCGTCGATGATCAGGTTTAGAAGCTCTTTCTCCATTAAAGAAAATAGATCGTCATTTTTGGACTCTTCGACCATCACTTTACGATAGGTATCGTCCGCGTCGCATGAGTCGATGTTATTTAAACATTCTGAAATGTATTGTAACGCATTGATCGTTGTTTTATGCAACTGAACGATCGCATTGGTCAAAACGCTCATGTCGCATCCTCCCATACAGTGGTCATGCAAACGTTTGCTGTATTTTTTGAGTCCGTCGCCGATACGGTCAATTTCATTGGTCATTTTCAAATATGCGACAAGCAATCGTAACTCATCGGCTTCTGGACCGAAAAGGGCGAATGTTTTAATAATTTCGTTATCAATTTTGTTGGCATCCACTTGAATATTTTTAATATAGGTACGTGAGATCTCGTACAGTTCTGCATTGTCGGTTTCAAATGCTTTGAGCGTCTCTTCGCTTGATTGAATAATCTGAGAGAGCATTACGGAGATCATTCCCCGAATTTCATTGAGTTTGTTTTCATAGCGTGGTAGCATTAGCGTGCCTTTGATTAAATGATGGTGCGCGATTATAACAATGATTTATAACCGTGAGATTACAAACATAAATGGACTTTTGTAATCGTTTCGTTACCGGAGGCCTCTACAATACGTCCATCAAAAATTCCAAAAGGATTCCATCATGCTAACAAATGTCATTAAAGGTTTGGTTATCGCTGGCGTAGCGGCAACTTCTATGATCGCAGCAGACAAAATCAACGGTGCAGGTGCTACATTCCCGGCTCCGGTATATTACGATTGGGCGTATAACTATCAAAAAGCGACTAAAACACGTGTTAACTATCAAGCAATCGGATCAGGCGGCGGTATCAAGCAAATCTCTGAGCGTATCGTAGATTTCGGTGCAACAGATGCTCCTTTGACACAAAAAGAACTTGACAAAGCAAAATTGACTCAGTTTCCTGCGGTTATCGGTTCTATCGTTGTAGCACATAACCTTCCGGGTGTAGCGGACGAAAAATTGAAACTTAAAAACTCTGTTGTTGCTGACATTTTCGCCGGTAAAATTACAATGTGGAACGATCCTGCTATCACTGCGGACAATGCGGGTATCAAGCTTCCGGCAGAAAAAATTATCGTTGCTCACCGTTCAGACGGATCAGGAACTACCTATGTTTTTACCGATTTCTTGAGTGATTCGTCACAAAACTGGAAAAGCAAATTCGGTATCGGTAAAGCGATCGGCTGGGCAACCGGTGTCGGCGGAAAAGGGAATGAGGGTGTAACAAACCTTATCAAACAAACTCCGTACTCAATCGGGTATATCGAAAATGCGTATAAAGAGAAAAACAACCTTTCAGCCGCAACTTTGCAAACAGCAAGCGGAAAATGGGTAACTGCTACTAAAGCAAACTTTATGGCAGCGGTTAAACAAGCTTCTTGGAAAAAATCAGAAGGCTTCTACGGATCATTGGTATCTCAAAAAGGCGATACTGCATATCCGATCGTAGCGGCAACGTACATCCTTTTACCGAAAGAGAAAGCGGAAATGAATGACCAAGTTATCAAATTCTTTGACTATGCGTTCAAAAACGGCGACAAAGCGGCTGAAAAATTGGGTTATATCCCATTGCCGGTTGAAACAACCAATCTTGTCCGCGAATATTGGGCAGAAACTAAATAACTTTAACGCAAAGGGAGTTATTCTTCCTTTAGCCGTGTTAGCGCCGGGTTTTACCCAAAGGGCCCTTCTCCTTCGAGGGGAAGCCCAAATCAAAAAATTTCTCTAAAATCGTTTCTGATTTCGATAGCTTTAAGAACATATCGGTGTCTTTAAAGGTGTCTTTTTAGACCCACGTTTCATTCTCCTTCTTCAATACCTTAAGTTTTACTCATCTGTCCTTGCGTATGCGTTCAGATGAGTGTTTTTCATTCATTTTCCTTATCGTAATCATTTTGCAATGTAACATTGGCGTAATCTATTTTTTCTACAATGACACCATTAAAAAACAGGAGTGATTCTTATGAAAAAAGTTGCATTATCTGCCCTTGCTGCGGTAGTGATTAGCGGTGTTGCATCAGCCGATGCATTGACTCTTTACAGTGATCCGAAAACAGGACAGGTTTACACAACTCCTGGTGAAGGGCGTGTTGAAATGGGCGATTTCGTCAGCGCAAAAGAAGTTGACATGCAAATGCGCGATTTGGAATCAAAAGGTTCTGAATACCAAGACAAAATGTCTAAATACGTAAACGTAAAATCTAAAGCTAAAACACTTGAGTTCAGCGGTACTCACTATTTCGGTTTGACATCGGCAAGCCCGTCTACAACAGTTTCAGATGCGGATGGATCACATACTAGTAAATATGCAGGGACATCGACCGGATTTGAATTGCGCCGTAACTATGTGCAAGTAAAAGCCTATTTCAATGATAAAGATTATTTCCGCGTAACAATGGATACGACAAAAGAACTTGCATCTTCAACAAGCTATGCAAATATCTATGCGAAATATGCTTATTTGTATCTTGACAAAGTACTTCCGTATACCGGTGTTGAGATCGGTATTGCGCACCGTCCGTGGATCGATTACGAAGAGCACAATGCATGGCATTACCGTTCTTTCAATAAAGTAGTATTGGAAGAAAAAGGGACTGCTACGGAAACTGGTGTTGACCTTGTTAACTCTGCTGACTTGGGTGTGAATTTCAAAACCCAAACAGATGCTTTCAGCTCTGAAATCGGTATTTTCAACGGTGAAGGTTACCATGCCGACAAAGCGGCTGCTAACCAAGAAAACGATTCAAAACTTTCACTTGAATGGCGTTTGACGGGACACATCCTCGGCAGCGGTACAAAAGTGGGTAAAAACGACCGTACTAAAGATACGTATGCCAATATCTCTACATACGGTTTGATCTCTAAAAACCATAAAGACGATGACGTCGATTTGCAAGGTGTGGACAGCCCGAATGAATACGACCGCTCTATTTACGGAATCCATGCGGTTTATAACCAACCGGAATTCCTGATCGCGGCACAGTATTTTACGGCAAAAGATGACAAACGTACACAAAATATTGCTACAGGATTTGATACGAAAGATTACAAAGGTTGGTCGGTCAATGCCGAATACCGCCCTTTCCAAGATTGGACTGTTATCGGACGTTATGACAATTACAGCATTGAAAGCGAATTAAACGGAGTCGATGTCAATGATATCGAAGGTGATAAAATCATTGCCGGTTTGGCATACAAATACAATAAAAACGTAAGTTTTATCGCTTCAGCTAAATTCGCTGATGAAAAAGATAAAAAGGTTGCCGCGAAATCTTCAGATACCGGCGAATCTAAAGACGTTTATATGTTGACGACCGAAGTTAAATGGTAATAACCGCTTAACGACAGATTCTCTCCTTCATTTCCCGCATCTGCGGGAATGGTACTCTTCACCTTTTTTAAAAACCCCGATTAAAAGTTAGCATAATTTATATCTGCTCAAAACGAAGGCCGTGTATCATACTGAATCGATACACTCTAAGGGCA contains:
- the pstS gene encoding phosphate ABC transporter substrate-binding protein PstS — protein: MLTNVIKGLVIAGVAATSMIAADKINGAGATFPAPVYYDWAYNYQKATKTRVNYQAIGSGGGIKQISERIVDFGATDAPLTQKELDKAKLTQFPAVIGSIVVAHNLPGVADEKLKLKNSVVADIFAGKITMWNDPAITADNAGIKLPAEKIIVAHRSDGSGTTYVFTDFLSDSSQNWKSKFGIGKAIGWATGVGGKGNEGVTNLIKQTPYSIGYIENAYKEKNNLSAATLQTASGKWVTATKANFMAAVKQASWKKSEGFYGSLVSQKGDTAYPIVAATYILLPKEKAEMNDQVIKFFDYAFKNGDKAAEKLGYIPLPVETTNLVREYWAETK
- a CDS encoding sensor histidine kinase, producing the protein MLRIHQLFFLNVLGLFVAALFVASLISYFTLKSMIINDSEERLIENINLLEPLLTSTNDFDRFVAQAAGKTFLRVTVIDENGNVMAESDADKTTMENHIGRVEVMHAMTEPYGTAIRYSKTVKTDFIYVAHKIVTPERTFYIRLAMSLEGVMKHFYVLWIQLVGGFGILVVIALLIAYNISKKARYDILQITRYLDEVSAKNYRAVLKPEYFREFLQISILLKNLVKKLHNRDKQKRKHTAKLRLINKQQNDILSAISHEFKNPIAAIMGYAETLHDDLNIDPKIREKFLDKILSNTQRVTLMLDRLALSVKLENNDLSIKPSSFNISDICHDSISILQAKYPARSITYHGTAKTVFADKTMIELIITNLIDNALKYSDEEVTVTLTDNTLSVSDKGIGIAQSELDKITSKFYRVQKNRWDNSMGLGLSIVSYILKLHDSELRIESILGIGSTFSFSLANLVEKKGPSKK
- the pstA gene encoding phosphate ABC transporter permease PstA, which gives rise to MTSTQKRIIINRIALTFSTLSAIIALAFLFWILGVLVMKGVNALNWNIFIYEGSPPGYAESGLRHALIGQLILVGLATLIGVPLGIMAGTYLSEYGKNSKLAHTIRDISDIMMSAPSIVIGAFVYAVVVMPMGHFSAWAGAIALAIIMIPVILRTTDDMLQLVPGTLREAAFALGAPKYKVIIDVVYRGAKAGILTGVLLGIARVGGETAPLLFTSFNDNFFTTDLNEAMPSLTVTMFNYAISPYDDWQQLGWAAAFILSMFILGLNIMGRLILLMGKRK
- the pstB gene encoding phosphate ABC transporter ATP-binding protein PstB, encoding MASIIDIKEECALHVRNFEFTYKGASSPSLKKVSMPIAKNAVTALIGPSGCGKTTLLRAFNRMHDLYPGNTYNGEIEFEGRNILNPKEDLIFLRTKIGMIFQKPTAFPMSIFDNVAYGMRLQGIKNKTELEGRVEKALQDAALWKEVSDRLKNDANGLSGGQQQRLCIARAIAVEPEVLLFDEPTSALDPISTQGIEKLVIELKERVSIIIVTHNMQQAARVSDYTGFMYLGELIELGHTEELFVTPKEKLTQEYITGKFG
- a CDS encoding response regulator transcription factor, whose translation is MNALILIVEDEQDILELMEYHLTKEGFETIGFLNTKHVNNALEEENVDLILMDRNLPGAEGSEFVESLRKRGMQTPVIFVSAKNKDEDIEQGFERGGDDYIAKPFSMKELILRVKAVLRRTKKLSNEGNLSYRDISLNLAARTVFIESNPIELTKLEFDLLHALIVNENVVLERDYLLENVWGGDEVYQDRTVNVAINRLKEKIDPDKSKEYIKTVRGVGYTLC
- the pstC gene encoding phosphate ABC transporter permease subunit PstC, producing MIDKIFLNMTRTSALLILFIVAWIFVVLFNHSTEAMQTFGFDFITKDEWAPNLDKFGAYAAIFGSVASTFLAMLLAIPVAIGVAIFLSEIAHDKIKGFFGVSVELLAAIPSVIYGMWGLFFFVPILRDIFGGMGIGLLAAGIVLAIMILPFMAAVTRDAMNTTPDILKESAYALGGTQWDVIKDVIIPYAKAGIIGSLILALGRAIGETMAVTFVMGNVHHTPSSIMDPTTSIPVTLANEFTEADSSLYFSSLFGLALTLLIMSFVVIAIAKFYFLRKVRKGQ
- a CDS encoding phosphate signaling complex PhoU family protein, whose product is MLPRYENKLNEIRGMISVMLSQIIQSSEETLKAFETDNAELYEISRTYIKNIQVDANKIDNEIIKTFALFGPEADELRLLVAYLKMTNEIDRIGDGLKKYSKRLHDHCMGGCDMSVLTNAIVQLHKTTINALQYISECLNNIDSCDADDTYRKVMVEESKNDDLFSLMEKELLNLIIDANELAVEYVRVLGTLRKLERIGDRTVNIASLMLYAQKGGELNLHN
- a CDS encoding CCA tRNA nucleotidyltransferase, producing the protein MIPLFPPLVRLVEHLSHHGIKPIFVGGFVRDFFTGHTTSDLDIELYGVTSLETLEALLRPFGKLGLYGKSFGVLKLNYEGYSIDFSPPRTESKSGFGHKGFELEWFSDLDFSAAARRRDFTINAIGYDPLTQTLLDPFGGVEDLKAKRLRCVDPETFIDDPLRVLRAVQFTARFELTCDKNLLALCRQMIANGALNELPKERIFEEFKKLLLQSNRPSIGMALLRDMGALGFFTPLDRLEETPQEKDSHPEGSVWVHTLMALDSMASLRCGEWRDDIILMLAVLLHDIGKPDTTLYADGILNAPKHAEIGAEMAQDWLERVTEDKTLISRILPLIRYHGWPRKLYRSNALDSDILRLSTYVCIRDLILVAKADFFGRAFVGNIPEHFEAGEWLYERASALGVLVEPPVPLLMGRDLIALGMPPSEAFKSILNDAYDAQLNQLFFTRDQALEWLNIYLERGKL